The Beijerinckiaceae bacterium RH AL1 genome has a segment encoding these proteins:
- a CDS encoding hypothetical protein (ID:RHAL1_02978;~conserved protein of unknown function;~source:Prodigal:2.6), which produces MISHKHKFIFIHIPKTGGNSVQTVLAPFSDDRIEARHTHQDGVERFAVRGRLTPDKHVDLAYYARHLRLDRFRIVACVRHPVERLLSYYFSPSKWYVQHRDGSWHHKPPYWDRERFLAELGPRAVDFLTVDGAFRAPDHLLRFERLEDDFAAFLRAADIPATAALPKVNVGRTPSEALAQAQADPVVAEVARDRYREDFERFGFALP; this is translated from the coding sequence ATGATCTCGCACAAGCACAAGTTCATCTTCATCCACATCCCGAAGACCGGCGGCAATTCCGTGCAGACGGTGCTCGCCCCGTTCTCCGACGACAGGATCGAGGCGCGCCATACCCACCAGGACGGCGTCGAGCGCTTCGCCGTGCGCGGCCGGCTGACCCCCGACAAGCACGTCGATCTCGCCTATTACGCCCGCCATCTGCGGCTCGATCGCTTTCGGATCGTCGCCTGCGTCCGGCACCCGGTCGAGCGTCTGCTCTCGTACTATTTCTCGCCGAGCAAATGGTACGTCCAGCACCGCGACGGCAGCTGGCACCACAAGCCGCCTTACTGGGATCGCGAGCGGTTCCTCGCCGAGCTCGGTCCGCGCGCGGTCGACTTCCTCACCGTCGACGGCGCGTTCCGTGCGCCGGACCACCTGCTGCGCTTCGAGCGGCTGGAAGACGACTTCGCCGCCTTCCTGCGCGCGGCCGACATCCCGGCGACGGCAGCCCTGCCGAAGGTCAACGTCGGTCGCACCCCCAGCGAGGCCCTGGCGCAGGCGCAGGCCGATCCCGTCGTCGCCGAGGTTGCACGGGACCGCTATCGCGAGGACTTCGAGCGCTTCGGCTTCGCCCTGCCCTAA